The Neoarius graeffei isolate fNeoGra1 chromosome 23, fNeoGra1.pri, whole genome shotgun sequence genome segment CCTGCTCCCAGAAACGCCATCAGGGGGTCCTTGACCAGCCAGACTGCCTCCTCCAGCAACGCTTCTCAGTGACACCGGATCCACGCGGACGTCTTGCTCAGCAGCTGgctgacaaactgctccagtgtcacttgcTCGAGGATGATCTTGGCATTGTACTCACCTGCCAGCAGCCACtgtcggcaggcgtcccggagctgttgTGTCAACACAAACGGCTGGCCCACTTCTTTGTACGCCAGCGAGTGGAAGCACTGGTGCTGCACTCCTGGGCCATGGCCAACCCACTGtaggatggctcacttcaggttggggtactccagcatgctggtaGCCAGGAGCTGCTGAACCGCGAGCTGGGCTTCCCCCAACAGGAGTGGCAATAGGCGAGCCACCCACTGTGGGGTTGGCCACCAGCTCACCTCCATGACACACTTGAACAGTTCAAGGAAGGCTTCAGTGTCGTCCTGTGaccccatcttgaccagctggatGACCGCTGGAGCACCCGCTGACTGGATTCAGCTCCGGATCACCAGCTGGTCTTCTGCATGGGCTTCGAGCAGAGTCTGGAAATACCACCAATGAGGGCATGCTGCTGGTACTGGAGGTCATTGGTGAGCATTTGGAGGCACTCTCTAGCTGGTTCGGACTCCATGGTGGTGTTCGTTCctcagtcctgggtttcagcaccagtgtaacaactttctgactttgggaaacagaggaactgggagcaggcttcagaataggtgtgttctttttattgTTCACACTTTTAAGTGACTATTCATgaaacataaacacacacgcatGACAGGGTGTCACAGCTCTGTCTTTTGTTCCTGGGTGTCTAAAAGACAcaagttaatagacagccagtaattagacacaggtgcacctcatcacatgttacctactggttcaatctgactcctcaccattcacagccaatgcttgaccacgcccctgctgcaacAAAGGGTTTTGGGGGATTGTCCATCAGAGGTAAAATACTTAGTAGAATTTTATACCAAAAGCTTTTCCATTCAGAACAGGTTCCAAgttaaaccccaattccaaaaatgttgggatgctgtgtaaaatgtaaataaaaagagaatgtgatGATTTTACAAAtgtttcagagaatccagagaaatatcTGTATACAATGCACAAGGCAGAAAACCAACATTGGATACCTGTGATgtccaggccctcaggtgacactgtattaaaaacagacacaattctgtcatggaaaccgttgcatgggctcagaaacacttccaaaaatcatctgtgaaaacagtttgttactgcatccacaaatgcaagttaaaaccatatataaacaacatccagaaacatggctgccttctctgggcccgagctcttttacgatggactgaggtgaagtggaaaactatcccgaggtctgacaaatcaaaatttgaaattcttttgagaaatcatggacaccacatcctctgaCAAAAAAAGGAGAGGGACCAACCTGCTTATTATCAGTGTACAGTTGGCTAATGTAGTATTGTCCCTTGTAAGAGCAGGCCAGTGGTGTGTGAATGTGCTTTTACGAGAATGTGTACTGCAGAGGCTCTATCCTGCTCACTTTTTTGACTATGTATGGAATCCGGCTCATCAGGAAAAGCTGTTCTGCTTACAAAACTCCTCCCTGTGAGATTTCCTGTCTAACCAGCTGTCACTTCTTAAAAGTATCTCAGACGTGACTGTGGCACTGAGACAGctccttttatttttattttatagctTCATAATGGGGAGAGTTGCGAAGGAGATATCAGGCCAGACACTTTGCTTCATTGGGCTTGTCGGCGTGTGCCTGACGTGTGGCATACCCATGTGGCGTACAACCACCTTCATCGGTGCCAACATCGTAACAGGCCAGATTGTCTGGGACGGGCTGTGGCTGAGATGTGTGATGCAAAGTACAGGACAGATGCAGTGCAAGGTCCAGTCGTCAGTCATGGATCTGCCGCAGGACCTGCAGGCCGCGCAAGCCCTTATAATCATCTCCCTTTTGATTGCTGCTATTGGCCTACTCTTGACGTTTATTGGTGGACAATGCAGCAGCTGCTTGAAGAATGAGGACAGTATGGCCAAACTGGTCATTTTTGGAGGTGTCCTGTGTATTTTGGCTGCTGTTGTGTGCCTGATTCCTGTCTGCTGGAGTGCGGCATTCACAATCACTGATTACAACAGTGTTCTCGTCGCCGCAGTGCAGAAAAGGGAGATAGGTGCTTGCATATACATCGGCTGGGGCACTTCGTTCATTCTTCTTGCCGGAGGGATCATTCTGTGTACCGCTTGTCCACCAAATAATATGAATCAGAATAACCCCAACATGTATCCCTACCAAGGACCTTTCATTAGACCACCAGGACAATACATGCCTCCAAAAACATATGTACCCAGCGTTACATATTCTGGAACATACATGCCAAGTAAATCATATGGGGCTCCGAGAGCTTACTCAGCTGATCCAAGGCAATACATGTAAGCAAACAAATGTGGACATTAAATGGGACTTTAAATCCTGACTTTAAATCctgaaatcactgcttttttatTTGTCTTGAATGATATCTGTGTCTCCAAAAGTATGTatgaatttgattaaaatgtgtacaattgtcagtgttcaaactgtaaaaAGAAACTTTGTTTTCTTATTATGTTCATTTCCAACCTGTGATTAAGAAACTTATGTAATCCTGTTGAacagcttttatttattttttatgcttAAGCTGCAGATGTTTTAACAGTGTTTCCTGAAGAATGAATAAATGGTTAAATTTCTTTGAATATTGTTCAAAAACATATAAATCTCAGGCTTTGGTGATAGCGAACATCTGCTGTAATAATGATTAAATATCTCCTGTATAAATGTTGGCAAACTGGTTTAGCCAGAAAGCCAAGACTTTTCTCTTTATATGTTAAAGTGACTCCAAAGTAACCAAGCAGGTCAAAAATGGTTGGTTTGTCGATAGAATTTTTTCACTATTGTCtttttattgtcattatacactTCTCATTGTTGATAACCAAAATAGAGGATTGTAATGGAGAAGTGTTCTCTTCCAGCCCTTTAGAATtccttgtaaataaaaacatttatcttaTAACACTGCATCTGTATTGTTTTACTCTGAACTATATGCGACATTTTAACCTGTATTaatttacaaaaaaagaaaaacaaacaacaaattaaacaaacctcgaaacatagccctttcataaatttgtatAAAATGCAATCCTGTTTATTACCATTgacgtatataatatatatatatatatatatatatatatatatatatatatatatatatatacacacagttaggtccatatatatttcaacactgacacaaattttatttttttacctgtttactgaaacatattcaagttatagttatataatggacatagacataaagtccagactttcagctttcatttgatggtatccacattaaaattggatgaagggtttaggagtttcagctccttaacatgtgccaccccatttttaaagggaccaaaagtaattggacaattgactcaaaggctatttcatgggcaggtgtgggcaattccttcgttatgtcattctcaattaagcagataaaaggcctggagttgatttgaggtgtggtgcttgcatttggaagattttgctctgaagaaaacatgcggtcaaaggagctctccatgcaggtgaaacaagccatccttaagctgcaaaaacagaaaaaaaaaatctgagaaattgctacaatattaggagtggcaaaatctacagtttggtacatcctgagaaagaaagcaagcactggtgaactcatcaatgcaaaaagacctggatgcccacagaagacaacagtagtggttgatcgcagaataatttcaatggtgaagagaaaccccttcacaacagccaaccaagtgaacaacactctccaggaggtaggcgtatcaatatccaaagctaccataaagagaagattgcatgaaagtaaatacagaggtttcacggcacagtgcaagacactcataaacctcaagaataaaaaggctagattggacttt includes the following:
- the LOC132871551 gene encoding claudin-4-like: MASQGVQFIGILTGLLGWLGAIIACGLPQWKVTVFVGGNILTGQTVWEGIWMTCVVQPTGQMQCKIYKSMLALSTDLQAARAMTIVSILAGIFGIMMSIAGGKCTNYIKNSRAKSVTCIVAGVLFIIAGVLCLIPVSWTAHKVITDFYNPIVMAAQRRGLGTSFFIMGRVAKEISGQTLCFIGLVGVCLTCGIPMWRTTTFIGANIVTGQIVWDGLWLRCVMQSTGQMQCKVQSSVMDLPQDLQAAQALIIISLLIAAIGLLLTFIGGQCSSCLKNEDSMAKLVIFGGVLCILAAVVCLIPVCWSAAFTITDYNSVLVAAVQKREIGACIYIGWGTSFILLAGGIILCTACPPNNMNQNNPNMYPYQGPFIRPPGQYMPPKTYVPSVTYSGTYMPSKSYGAPRAYSADPRQYM